A stretch of Rhodoferax potami DNA encodes these proteins:
- a CDS encoding serine/threonine protein kinase — protein MKLLEPGEVLDGFRIEACIHSGGMAHIYRVVYADGRPGPGFDMAMKVPRMTAGDGAENIVSFEVECQIMQALSGPHTPRFVAAGDLVHVPYLVMEYVQGRTLQHWLDGPQPLDVAEITRLGAAVARAAHALHQQNTVHLDLKPANVLIRGDGSAVLLDFGLSCHAHFPDLLAEQLRKAVGSPAWIAPEQVVGVRGDPRSDVFAIGVMLYQLCTAELPFGEPLTQAGLRQRLWMDPVPPRKRRPEVPAWLQEVVLRCLEPEAAKRYPSAAHLAFDLAHPTQVHVTQRGTNIQGTPFRTHFKRWIKAAGMHYQPSPLPAQQLEEVPIVMVAVPHKDASDATLYSLRQAVARSLGTRPGARLACVTVISGSQTSASDDSKSETHVHRRYLSALRQWAQPLDHPGHQMSCHVLESSDVAQALLDYARGNQVSVIVMGAATHGLKTQRFVATVPIKVAMEAPCTLILVKQALPFEHLGADARTTASAGYSDSDAEPGGLSGYGDDLGPLG, from the coding sequence ATGAAACTGCTCGAACCGGGCGAGGTGCTGGACGGCTTCCGTATCGAAGCCTGCATCCACTCCGGCGGCATGGCCCATATTTACCGGGTCGTGTATGCCGACGGGCGGCCGGGGCCCGGCTTTGACATGGCCATGAAGGTTCCCCGCATGACCGCGGGCGACGGGGCGGAGAACATCGTCAGCTTCGAGGTGGAGTGCCAGATCATGCAAGCCCTGAGCGGCCCGCATACCCCCCGGTTTGTGGCCGCCGGCGACCTGGTACACGTGCCCTATCTGGTCATGGAATACGTGCAGGGGCGCACCCTGCAGCACTGGCTGGATGGCCCACAACCTCTAGATGTAGCTGAGATCACGCGCCTGGGCGCAGCCGTGGCCCGCGCCGCCCATGCACTGCACCAGCAAAACACGGTGCATCTCGACCTCAAACCCGCCAATGTGCTGATCCGCGGGGACGGCAGCGCAGTGCTGCTGGACTTCGGGCTCTCTTGCCACGCGCACTTTCCGGATCTGCTGGCCGAGCAATTGCGCAAGGCGGTGGGCTCGCCCGCGTGGATTGCCCCCGAGCAGGTAGTGGGCGTGCGGGGCGACCCGCGCAGCGATGTGTTTGCCATCGGTGTCATGCTCTACCAGCTGTGCACCGCAGAGTTGCCCTTTGGGGAGCCGCTCACCCAAGCCGGCCTGCGCCAGCGCTTGTGGATGGACCCGGTGCCGCCGCGCAAGCGCCGCCCGGAGGTGCCTGCCTGGTTGCAAGAGGTGGTCTTGCGCTGCCTGGAGCCGGAGGCCGCCAAGCGCTACCCGTCGGCCGCGCATCTGGCCTTTGACCTGGCACACCCGACCCAGGTGCATGTCACCCAGCGCGGCACCAACATCCAAGGCACCCCGTTTCGCACCCATTTCAAACGGTGGATCAAGGCAGCGGGCATGCACTACCAGCCCAGCCCCTTGCCGGCCCAACAGCTCGAAGAAGTCCCCATCGTCATGGTGGCCGTACCGCACAAAGATGCGAGTGATGCCACCCTCTACAGCCTGCGCCAAGCGGTCGCCAGATCACTGGGCACCCGGCCGGGCGCACGGCTGGCGTGTGTGACCGTCATCTCCGGCAGCCAGACCAGCGCCTCGGACGACAGCAAAAGCGAAACCCATGTGCACCGGCGCTACCTGAGTGCGCTGCGTCAATGGGCCCAGCCGCTGGACCACCCGGGCCACCAGATGTCGTGCCATGTCCTCGAGAGCAGCGACGTGGCACAGGCCCTGCTGGACTATGCGCGGGGCAACCAGGTGAGCGTGATCGTCATGGGGGCGGCCACCCACGGGCTCAAGACCCAACGCTTTGTCGCCACGGTACCGATCAAGGTGGCAATGGAGGCGCCCTGCACTCTGATTCTGGTCAAGCAGGCCTTGCCTTTCGAGCACTTGGGTGCAGACGCACGCACCACCGCGTCAGCGGGCTACTCGGACTCCGACGCCGAGCCGGGAGGCCTCTCCGGCTATGGCGACGACCTCGGCCCGCTAGGCTGA
- a CDS encoding metallophosphoesterase family protein, which translates to MRLALLSDIHGNLQALEACLAHARAQKAQRFAFLGDMVGYGAQPAEVVQRIMLLTEEGAIVLKGNHDAMAVAPPAVPKTIGDSTADWTHRQLSSSQREWIAALPLTHHMDTVLLVHASVDAPELWRYVYDERSATESLNAAGALPDVRYVFGGHVHLQSLYYRGTSGLMKFTPQAGVAVPVPKHRHWLSTVGSVGQPRDGKPEAMYALLDTERQQLTFYRVPYDHFAAATAIRAAGLPEFFAQRLEQGR; encoded by the coding sequence ATGAGATTGGCTTTGTTGTCCGACATACACGGCAACCTGCAGGCATTGGAGGCCTGCCTGGCCCATGCACGCGCGCAAAAAGCACAGCGATTTGCATTTCTGGGGGACATGGTGGGTTACGGCGCACAGCCGGCAGAGGTGGTGCAGCGCATCATGCTGCTCACCGAAGAGGGCGCCATCGTGCTCAAAGGCAACCATGACGCCATGGCGGTCGCCCCCCCTGCAGTGCCCAAAACGATCGGCGACAGCACTGCCGACTGGACGCACCGGCAACTCAGCAGCAGCCAACGGGAATGGATCGCCGCCCTGCCTCTCACCCACCACATGGACACCGTATTGCTCGTCCACGCCAGTGTGGACGCCCCCGAACTCTGGCGCTATGTCTACGACGAGCGCAGTGCCACCGAGAGCCTAAACGCTGCCGGCGCGCTACCCGATGTGCGCTACGTGTTCGGCGGCCATGTACATCTGCAAAGCCTGTACTACCGGGGCACCAGCGGGTTGATGAAGTTCACCCCGCAGGCCGGTGTGGCCGTACCGGTGCCCAAACACCGGCACTGGCTGAGCACCGTAGGCTCGGTCGGCCAGCCCCGCGACGGCAAGCCCGAGGCCATGTACGCCCTCCTCGACACCGAGCGCCAACAGCTGACCTTTTACCGGGTGCCGTATGACCATTTCGCGGCGGCCACCGCCATCCGCGCAGCGGGCCTGCCGGAATTCTTCGCCCAGCGCTTGGAGCAAGGCCGATGA